A DNA window from Methylobacterium sp. NMS14P contains the following coding sequences:
- the acpS gene encoding holo-ACP synthase, translating to MIVGIGSDLCDIRRIARTLERHGERFTHRVFTDGERARCDRRAARAEGYARRFAAKEACAKALGTGLSAGVFWRDMEVVNLPSGQPTLRLAGGAAERLAELLPAGHAARLHVSLTDDPPMAQAFVIIEALPVPVAG from the coding sequence ATGATCGTCGGGATCGGCTCGGATCTCTGCGACATCCGCCGGATCGCCCGGACCCTGGAGCGGCACGGCGAGCGCTTCACCCACCGGGTCTTCACCGACGGGGAGCGCGCCCGCTGCGACCGGCGGGCCGCCCGCGCCGAGGGCTACGCCCGCCGCTTCGCCGCCAAGGAGGCCTGCGCCAAGGCGCTCGGTACCGGCCTCAGCGCCGGCGTGTTCTGGCGCGACATGGAGGTTGTGAACCTGCCCTCCGGGCAGCCGACCCTCCGGCTCGCGGGCGGCGCCGCGGAGCGGCTCGCGGAGCTCCTGCCGGCGGGGCACGCGGCGCGGCTCCACGTGAGCCTCACGGACGATCCGCCGATGGCGCAAGCCTTCGTGATCATTGAGGCCTTGCCGGTCCCTGTCGCCGGTTGA